The nucleotide sequence GAGGTCGTCGTCGTGACGCAGCTGCTGCGGCAGCGCGGCGAGAACCCGGCCGAGGACGGCGGTTTCCCCAGCGGCCACACCAACGCCTTCCACCTGGCGGCGCTGGCGTTCGCGTACGCGGTCCCGGAGCGCTTCCAGGAGATCGTGACCCGCGCCTTCGAGCTGAGCCACACCCGGATCATGTCCGGCATGCACTCCACGGTCGACGTCCTCGGCGGCCGGGTCATGGCCACCGCGCTGGCCGCCGCCGCGCTCGCCGACCCGAAGAACGCCGCGCTCAAGGCCGCCGCGCGCAAGCAGGCCGCCGAGTACTTCCAGGCGAAGACCGGCACCACCGCCGACACGCTGTTCGACTACGCGCACTCGGACGCCGACGACCGGTACGCCGACCGCCGGGCCAACGCCCGTGTGGTCGAGCCGAAGCTGGCGTATGTGCTGCGCCGGCGCGGCGGTGGCGAGGATCTGACCGTGCCGAAGGGCGCCGAGGTCCTGCTGGAGACCCGCCTGCCGTACCTCGACGCGGCGCAGCGGCGCGAGGTGCTGCGCACGACCGCACTGCCGGCCGGGTACGTCCTGCTGGACGGCTGGGAGCAGTGGGGCCGACTCAACCTGTTCGCGGCGGCGGACGGCTACGGCGTCTTCGACTCGGACGTCACCGTCACGCTGGACGCCGCGCTCGGCGGCTTCGACGCGGCCGACACCTGGCGCAACGACATCGACGGCTCGGGCGGTCTCGTCAAGCGGGGCAGCGGTTCGCTGACGCTGGCCGGCGCCAACCGGTACAAGGGCGACACCGTCGTGGAGGCCGGCGTCCTCGCGGCGGGCTCGACGGAGGCCTTCGGCCGCGGTGACCTGCGGGTGAAGGGCGGCACGCTGGCCACCGGCGACCACAGCGTCCGCATACGCGGCGACTACGCGCAGGCCGGCGTCCTCGACGTGACGCTGGACCGGGGCACCGACCCGGCCCTCGCGGTGGACAGGCGCGCGGTCCTGGAGCGGGGCAGCAGGCTGGTGGTCCGCTTCGACGCCGAGCAGGCACCGCGTTCCGGCGACACGGTGGCCGTCATCGAGGCGCGGTCGCTGCAGGGCCGGTTCGCCGAGGTCTCCGTGGCCGTCGAGGGCTGGACGGCCGAGCAGGTCGTCACGGCGAACGGTGTGTCGGTCCGCCTGCGGAAGATGTAACTTCCCTTGCCAGTAAGGCTGTTGGGGGTGGCGTGAGCCGCCCCCAACAGTCGTTCACAGGCTCGGCGGCAGGGCCTGCTCGGCCCAGATGGTCTTGCCCGCGCCGCTCGGGCGGCTGCCCCAGCGGTCGGTGAGCTGGGCGACGAGGAGCAGGCCGCGGCCGCCCTCGTCGAAGCTGCGGGCCCGGCGCAGATGGGGTGAGGTGCTGCTGGCGTCGGAGACCTCGCAGATGAGGGCGCGGTCGCGGATCAGACGCAGCTGGATGGGGGCTCCCCCGTAGCGGATGGCGTTGGTGACGAGTTCGCTGACCACGAGTTCGGTGACGAAGGCGGCCTCCTCCAGGCCCCAGCGGGTGAGCTGGTCGGTGGCCAGCTTGCGCGCGTTGGCGACCAGCGCCGGGTCGTCGGAGAGGTTCCAGACGGCCACCTGTTCCGCGTCGAGAGCACGGGTGCGGGCGAGCAGCAGGGCCACGTCGTCGGCCGGTTTGTCGGGCAGCAGCGCCTTCAGTACGGCGTCGCAGGCGCTCTCCAGACTGGCCACCGACCCCCGCAGCGCGGCGCACAGGGCGGCGGTGCCCGTGTCGACGTCACGGTCGCGGGCCTCGACCAGACCGTCGGTGTAGAGGGCGAGGACCGAGCCCTCGGGCAGCGCCAGCTCCCTCGCCTCGAACGGCAGCCCGCCGACGCCGAGCATCGGTCCCGCCACCACCTCCACGACCTCCACACTGCCGTCGGGCCGCACCACCACGGGCGGCACATGCCCGGCCGAGGCGATCGAGCAGCTGCGGTCCACCGGGTCGTACACCGCGTACAGACAGGTGGCGCCGATCTCCCCGTCACCCGTGCCGTCACCGGCCGCGAGGTGCTCGACCAGGTCGTCCAGGTGGGTGAGCAGCTCGTCGGGCGGCAGGTCCACGTCGGCGAGCGCCCACACGGCCGTGCGCAGCCGGCCCATGGTGACGGAGGCGTGGATGCCGTGGCCGACGACGTCCCCGACGACCAGCGCCACCCGGGTCCCGGACAGCGGGATCACGTCGAACCAGTCACCGCCCACCCCGGCCTGCGACAGCGCGGGCAGATAGCGGGAGGCGAACTCGACGGCCGCCTGTCCGGCGACCGTCTTCGGCAACAGGCTGCGCTGGAGCGCCAGCGCTGTCGTGCGTTCCCTGGTGTAGCGGCGGGCGTTGTCTAC is from Streptomyces sp. NBC_01314 and encodes:
- a CDS encoding phosphatase PAP2 family protein, giving the protein MPSSAGHHTLNRRVFLRNSLGVTAGLIAAPTVANLWQAPEAKAATAFAAFVDDYTTNITANLTPETNAVVRALGGFAEIWKTGSAWNTGTPLLPEILRDNMRYCARLTGRRTEEQAREAFVYDRQHQSYAMIGALGPLAGLYRSGAKAVTSITAAPDGIPATKINDAVPAGSPAGSALGAGSYDSDLGQVARLVDTVRGPFASGNPAKFTFQYPRPWRMNEDSEVVDTGEKDELGFPVYDSEVVVVTQLLRQRGENPAEDGGFPSGHTNAFHLAALAFAYAVPERFQEIVTRAFELSHTRIMSGMHSTVDVLGGRVMATALAAAALADPKNAALKAAARKQAAEYFQAKTGTTADTLFDYAHSDADDRYADRRANARVVEPKLAYVLRRRGGGEDLTVPKGAEVLLETRLPYLDAAQRREVLRTTALPAGYVLLDGWEQWGRLNLFAAADGYGVFDSDVTVTLDAALGGFDAADTWRNDIDGSGGLVKRGSGSLTLAGANRYKGDTVVEAGVLAAGSTEAFGRGDLRVKGGTLATGDHSVRIRGDYAQAGVLDVTLDRGTDPALAVDRRAVLERGSRLVVRFDAEQAPRSGDTVAVIEARSLQGRFAEVSVAVEGWTAEQVVTANGVSVRLRKM